From Rhodamnia argentea isolate NSW1041297 chromosome 10, ASM2092103v1, whole genome shotgun sequence, a single genomic window includes:
- the LOC115750571 gene encoding putative pentatricopeptide repeat-containing protein At1g12700, mitochondrial isoform X2, which yields MKKTCLYGASIFLLRAPVAISSQSSHSRLYLPHLSCVPFSLRSHWRFCSMPNPNLDDLNQLLSYVRKNCRNGGVFTSVDDALRCFGKMIDASPLPSARDFSLLLGATMRMKQYSTAIRLIEQLRSLGIEDDHVLLNISLNCFCWLNRVDLGLSILGRIFKIGFHIDVVALSTLIDGLLIKGKINPAPSFLDDMVLNGPSTDETTYAIIAKGLCRAGNTKLAMELLRHWEERSCSINSFTYSIVIDSICKEGLIIEALRLHESMSKKGVKPDVVIYNSLIHGLCNVGQVEDALVLLKEMTSRGIQPDIFTYNSLVYCFCNLGQWKDATVFLEKMMKAGIEPSVVTYTSIIQGACNSGQLKEAGRLLSDMVQRRVMPNVQTFTILVDAHCKEGMLVEAENIVDQMIQLARKVDKSKMLLGEMLQRDLIPDAITYNTLINGFCQVGNLQAAEELINDMQSRDLSLDHYTLNAFLDGFCKMQQIDKAMILFRKMEGSKFIPNIVAYNILIGGMCNDGKLDDAKGLFNCLLAQGLQPSVWTYNILMRGLCKGGCAEEAYQLLKEMEGNGCFPDGITYNTIIQGLLRNKGNTRAVQLVGEMVERGFSADVVTMELWVKYLVTNGTSFFSSRALHCPGDLSTFSSEM from the exons ATGAAGAAAACGTGTCTTTATGGTGCTTCCATCTTCCTTCTTCGTGCTCCAGTTGCGATCTCCAGCCAGTCATCCCATTCCCGTCTCTATCTCCCTCATCTTTCTTGTGTCCCTTTCTCATTACGCAGTCATTGGAGGTTTTGTTCAATGCCAAACCCTAATTTAGATGACTTGAACCAGCTCTTGAGTTATGTGAggaaaaattgcagaaatggtgGTGTGTTCACGAGTGTCGATGATGCCCTGCGTTGCTTCGGTAAAATGATAGATGCGAGTCCTTTGCCTTCCGCCAGGGATTTTAGTCTACTGTTGGGTGCTACGATGAGGATGAAGCAATACTCGACCGCGATCCGGTTGATTGAGCAGCTGCGCTCCTTGGGGATTGAAGATGATCATGTTTTGCTGAATATTTCCCTAAATTGCTTTTGCTGGTTAAACCGGGTTGATTTGGGTTTGTCTATCCTGGGTAGGATCTTCAAGATAGGGTTTCACATTGATGTGGTGGCATTGAGCACCCTAATTGATGGTCTCCTTATTAAAGGCAAAATTAATCCGGCACCGAGCTTCCTCGATGATATGGTTCTAAATGGCCCAAGCACTGATGAGACCACGTATGCAATAATCGCAAAGGGGTTATGCAGGGCGGGTAACACCAAATTGGCGATGGAGTTGCTAAGGCACTGGGAAGAGAGAAGCTGCAGTATCAATTCCTTCACGTACAGCATTGTAATTGATAGTATTTGCAAGGAGGGATTGATCATAGAGGCGTTGAGACTCCACGAAAGTATGAGCAAGAAAGGTGTCAAACCAGATGTTGTTATTTATAACAGCTTGATCCATGGTCTGTGCAATGTAGGTCAGGTGGAAGATGCTCTCGTATTGTTGAAAGAGATGACCAGTAGAGGTATCCAACCCGACATATTCACTTATAACTCCTTGGTTTATTGCTTTTGCAACCTAGGCCAATGGAAAGATGCTACAGTCTttttggagaagatgatgaaggcagGAATTGAACCGAGCGTTGTTACCTATACCTCCATCATTCAAGGAGCTTGCAATTCCGGCCAATTGAAAGAGGCTGGAAGACTGCTGAGTGATATGGTGCAAAGAAGAGTAATGCCGAATGTACAAACCTTCACTATTCTGGTGGATGCACATTGTAAGGAGGGAATGCTTGTAGAGGCAGAGAACATAGTCGACCAGATGATTCAATTAG CGAGAAAAGTTGACAAGTCAAAGATGCTATTGGGAGAAATGCTGCAAAGGGACTTGATTCCTGACGCCATCACGTACAACACACTCATAAATGGATTTTGCCAGGTTGGCAACCTTCAAGCCGCGGAGGAGCTAATTAATGATATGCAATCTCGTGATCTCTCTCTAGATCATTATACATTGAATGCTTTCCTGGATGGCTTCTGTAAAATGCAGCAGATTGACAAGGCCATGATATTGTTTCGAAAGATGGAAGGTTCCAAATTCATCCCTAACATTGTGGCTTACAATATCCTAATAGGTGGCATGTGTAATGACGGAAAGCTTGATGATGCAAAGGGGCTGTTTAATTGTTTGCTTGCTCAAGGCTTGCAACCTAGCGTGTGGACGTATAACATTCTCATGCGTGGGTTGTGCAAAGGAGGATGCGCAGAGGAAGCATATCAGCTCCTAAAGGAGATGGAAGGAAATGGATGCTTTCCAGATGGGATTACTTATAACACAATAATCCAAGGACTACTAAGAAATAA
- the LOC115750571 gene encoding pentatricopeptide repeat-containing protein At3g22470, mitochondrial-like isoform X1 yields the protein MKKTCLYGASIFLLRAPVAISSQSSHSRLYLPHLSCVPFSLRSHWRFCSMPNPNLDDLNQLLSYVRKNCRNGGVFTSVDDALRCFGKMIDASPLPSARDFSLLLGATMRMKQYSTAIRLIEQLRSLGIEDDHVLLNISLNCFCWLNRVDLGLSILGRIFKIGFHIDVVALSTLIDGLLIKGKINPAPSFLDDMVLNGPSTDETTYAIIAKGLCRAGNTKLAMELLRHWEERSCSINSFTYSIVIDSICKEGLIIEALRLHESMSKKGVKPDVVIYNSLIHGLCNVGQVEDALVLLKEMTSRGIQPDIFTYNSLVYCFCNLGQWKDATVFLEKMMKAGIEPSVVTYTSIIQGACNSGQLKEAGRLLSDMVQRRVMPNVQTFTILVDAHCKEGMLVEAENIVDQMIQLGKMPDSFTYNTLINGYCLQNRMNNAMEVLNLMVERGCSPDVVSYSILINGYCKARKVDKSKMLLGEMLQRDLIPDAITYNTLINGFCQVGNLQAAEELINDMQSRDLSLDHYTLNAFLDGFCKMQQIDKAMILFRKMEGSKFIPNIVAYNILIGGMCNDGKLDDAKGLFNCLLAQGLQPSVWTYNILMRGLCKGGCAEEAYQLLKEMEGNGCFPDGITYNTIIQGLLRNKGNTRAVQLVGEMVERGFSADVVTMELWVKYLVTNGTSFFSSRALHCPGDLSTFSSEM from the coding sequence ATGAAGAAAACGTGTCTTTATGGTGCTTCCATCTTCCTTCTTCGTGCTCCAGTTGCGATCTCCAGCCAGTCATCCCATTCCCGTCTCTATCTCCCTCATCTTTCTTGTGTCCCTTTCTCATTACGCAGTCATTGGAGGTTTTGTTCAATGCCAAACCCTAATTTAGATGACTTGAACCAGCTCTTGAGTTATGTGAggaaaaattgcagaaatggtgGTGTGTTCACGAGTGTCGATGATGCCCTGCGTTGCTTCGGTAAAATGATAGATGCGAGTCCTTTGCCTTCCGCCAGGGATTTTAGTCTACTGTTGGGTGCTACGATGAGGATGAAGCAATACTCGACCGCGATCCGGTTGATTGAGCAGCTGCGCTCCTTGGGGATTGAAGATGATCATGTTTTGCTGAATATTTCCCTAAATTGCTTTTGCTGGTTAAACCGGGTTGATTTGGGTTTGTCTATCCTGGGTAGGATCTTCAAGATAGGGTTTCACATTGATGTGGTGGCATTGAGCACCCTAATTGATGGTCTCCTTATTAAAGGCAAAATTAATCCGGCACCGAGCTTCCTCGATGATATGGTTCTAAATGGCCCAAGCACTGATGAGACCACGTATGCAATAATCGCAAAGGGGTTATGCAGGGCGGGTAACACCAAATTGGCGATGGAGTTGCTAAGGCACTGGGAAGAGAGAAGCTGCAGTATCAATTCCTTCACGTACAGCATTGTAATTGATAGTATTTGCAAGGAGGGATTGATCATAGAGGCGTTGAGACTCCACGAAAGTATGAGCAAGAAAGGTGTCAAACCAGATGTTGTTATTTATAACAGCTTGATCCATGGTCTGTGCAATGTAGGTCAGGTGGAAGATGCTCTCGTATTGTTGAAAGAGATGACCAGTAGAGGTATCCAACCCGACATATTCACTTATAACTCCTTGGTTTATTGCTTTTGCAACCTAGGCCAATGGAAAGATGCTACAGTCTttttggagaagatgatgaaggcagGAATTGAACCGAGCGTTGTTACCTATACCTCCATCATTCAAGGAGCTTGCAATTCCGGCCAATTGAAAGAGGCTGGAAGACTGCTGAGTGATATGGTGCAAAGAAGAGTAATGCCGAATGTACAAACCTTCACTATTCTGGTGGATGCACATTGTAAGGAGGGAATGCTTGTAGAGGCAGAGAACATAGTCGACCAGATGATTCAATTAGGTAAAATGCCTGATAGTTTCACTTATAATACATTGATAAACGGTTATTGTCTGCAAAATAGAATGAACAATGCTATGGAAGTGcttaatttgatggttgaaaGAGGCTGCTCACCTGATGTTGTTTCTTACTCCATATTGATTAATGGATACTGCAAAGCGAGAAAAGTTGACAAGTCAAAGATGCTATTGGGAGAAATGCTGCAAAGGGACTTGATTCCTGACGCCATCACGTACAACACACTCATAAATGGATTTTGCCAGGTTGGCAACCTTCAAGCCGCGGAGGAGCTAATTAATGATATGCAATCTCGTGATCTCTCTCTAGATCATTATACATTGAATGCTTTCCTGGATGGCTTCTGTAAAATGCAGCAGATTGACAAGGCCATGATATTGTTTCGAAAGATGGAAGGTTCCAAATTCATCCCTAACATTGTGGCTTACAATATCCTAATAGGTGGCATGTGTAATGACGGAAAGCTTGATGATGCAAAGGGGCTGTTTAATTGTTTGCTTGCTCAAGGCTTGCAACCTAGCGTGTGGACGTATAACATTCTCATGCGTGGGTTGTGCAAAGGAGGATGCGCAGAGGAAGCATATCAGCTCCTAAAGGAGATGGAAGGAAATGGATGCTTTCCAGATGGGATTACTTATAACACAATAATCCAAGGACTACTAAGAAATAA